One window of the Archangium primigenium genome contains the following:
- a CDS encoding ABC transporter substrate-binding protein produces MKRLLLRLSLLLSLGLATAAPAESPASPPAEAIRMLGPKPPATVKRVVTLVPSLTETVLALGAGSTLVGVSRFDEAKEVAKLPRVGGFVNPSVEAVLRLKPDLVLVQPGPGNQRPVETLAELGAPVMLLPLRSVADTEAAIEAVGAALGKKKEARALVERIEATRARIRQAAKGRPSPRVLLVYGFEPLVVAGPGSFADELLKDAGALNVAGDAGSAYAVLSLEHAVRARPEVVVDAADVDTGKDKTRAAPGLDTARWVDVPSLALLQPGPSLARGLEELFTLLHPAPPRAP; encoded by the coding sequence ATGAAGCGCCTCCTGCTCCGCCTCTCGTTGCTGCTCTCGCTGGGCCTGGCCACCGCCGCGCCCGCCGAGTCCCCCGCGTCGCCGCCCGCGGAGGCCATCCGCATGCTGGGCCCCAAGCCGCCCGCCACCGTCAAGCGCGTGGTGACGCTCGTGCCCTCGCTCACGGAGACGGTGCTGGCGCTCGGCGCGGGGAGCACGCTCGTGGGCGTGTCGCGCTTCGACGAGGCCAAGGAAGTGGCGAAGCTGCCCCGGGTGGGCGGCTTCGTGAACCCGTCCGTGGAGGCCGTGCTGCGGCTCAAGCCGGACCTGGTGCTGGTGCAGCCGGGGCCGGGCAACCAGCGCCCCGTGGAGACGCTGGCGGAGCTGGGCGCGCCCGTGATGCTCCTGCCCCTGCGCTCGGTGGCGGACACCGAGGCGGCGATCGAGGCGGTGGGCGCGGCGCTCGGCAAGAAGAAGGAGGCGCGCGCCCTGGTGGAGCGGATCGAGGCCACCCGCGCCCGCATCCGCCAGGCCGCCAAGGGCCGCCCCTCCCCCCGGGTGCTGCTCGTCTACGGCTTCGAGCCGCTGGTGGTGGCCGGGCCGGGCTCCTTCGCGGACGAGCTGCTCAAGGACGCGGGCGCCCTCAATGTGGCGGGCGACGCGGGTTCGGCCTATGCCGTGCTCTCGCTGGAGCACGCGGTGCGCGCCCGGCCGGAGGTGGTGGTGGACGCGGCGGACGTGGACACGGGCAAGGACAAGACGCGGGCGGCGCCCGGGCTCGACACGGCCCGCTGGGTGGACGTGCCGTCGCTGGCCCTGTTGCAGCCGGGGCCCTCGCTCGCGCGGGGGCTGGAGGAGCTGTTCACGCTGCTGCACCCGGCGCCTCCGCGCGCGCCATGA